GTGCCGTAGCTATGATTTTGGCGAAGTCAATTTCTCGCAGGCACTTGACCAGAGCCGCTGACGTCTTGTTCGAGCAGCCGACGTACTCGCCAAGTTGGTAAGCCCGGCTCGAGTAACCAGATCTTGGTAATTGGGACCAGATACCGAGAGCCGATCCGCTCTGCGTTATATATTTGTGAAACAGTCCTGTTGGTaggtaaaacaaaaaatgtattcactCGTCATGATACCGCAGCCAATACGGAAGTATCGACAAGTATGAGGATTATTCGAATAGTTGGACCAATATGCAGTCATAATGGACCAAAGAAGAAGATCAGGGATGAACAAGTCGATGTTAATCGCTATTACTGCATATGGTGTCTTACCAATGGTGAGGTCTGATAAGGTTAAAAGATGGACGCAGGCACCGCCCGAACTTGCACCGAACAGTGTGACTCGGTCCGGATCGCCACCAAAGTATCTTGCGTTATTCTGGACCCATTTAAGTGCGAGGATCTGGTCCTTGAGGCCCCAATTACCAGACGCGACTTCGTCACCGGTGCTCAAATATCCAAATGGACCGACTCGGTGACTCGGTAGAAAGAGAACTATGTTCGCATCGAGTAAATACTCTGGTCCGTACCTGTCGGATCTTGCGTTTCCGGAGGTGAAGGCTCCTCCGTAGATGTAAACCATCACTGGAAGTAGCGATGAATTATCACCCTTCGGGAGCTGTTTTTTGAACAGATTAACGGGTGCTTTAATTACGGACGCAACGTAGGTGAGACGCTTTGGAGAGGGGTCGTTCGCTAAATTGGAAAAGTGGTGAATTAACacagttgaaaatcaagttgTGGATCAAAGGAACTCGAACGATTTTATCATTCTTTGAAACAATAATGAGAAATCAATCGAGACGACTTGAGTCGTTGAAAATTAGTGCAACTCACTCAAAATCTCACGATGGTGGAAATCGTCGAATGGTTTCAATTCTTTAACCTTCTACTGATTTCTCCATTATCATGTGCTTTCGTCAACTTTCACTTCACCAAGTGATTTCCGTCGATTTCTTAGCCTTATAGAGATGATTGCCACTAACTTTTTATGATTTCCTATGATTCTATCCAATCCCAAATCACTGGGAAACAAATGATTGGAAATCAAAGATGACGTTGGGAATGAGTGAAAATGCACGAACCCAAGACAATGAATTGGAATCATTGATTCGATTTCTAAGTGATCGGCACCTGGATACGTTCAACTTACCTTCGGCGTGTAAGCGTTGATCCACAAACAGTCTTCCTTTCCCTTAACTTCGTTCCCCAGTAACTGGGGGCACATTTCCGAATCCAAGGTGGCATCGCGAGTCCCACTCCAGCCATCCGCAGGTACAGGATTCCGGAACCTGTCGTTTCAAAAGGTGTAGATCCACCGTCATTCGGTTGAACAAAAACGAGATGATCCGTCCATAATTTACCTGAGATCCCCAACCGGCGGTTGCGCGTACGGTATACCCAAAAATGCTGAAACCGTTCGATTGTGGATGGTCTTTCGAACCGTGCCCAGCAAGGTACCTTGAGGAATGTTCACTGTCTGACGAACGATGCTATTCGCCTGAGCAAGGCCAGCTGAATAATCGTTAATGTTTGTCGTTAATATCAGAATAGTCAGTAATGAATAATTCACCGGAATATGGAAAGCCATGTCGGTCCTCTGACTGACCAGAACAAAGTAACTACTGAAAGAATTCTAGATTCAATTCTGGATCGCCCTCCGGAAAGGGAGGGAGTGTTTAACGTAATCTAGACGCAAGACTTTTATCTCCATTGGCTCGTATTTCTCTTTGATAATGATaaccgaaaataaaaacaagaaaatgcATCTTGTCTCACCGATTTCGACACACAAACGCCAAATTCCATCGTTTCACAACATGTCGCAATGTCGGAAATCGACTCAGTGCTGAAAATATCTGCGGAAAAAGTGATCACCCGATAACAATGGACTCCAGATTCCATATAAAAATTTGCGTCTAAACCAGATAAACGAACCATTATACTCTGCTGTATACTTTCACCGTCTTATCATATCCAAGTAATTTCTTATCTCAACTTCAATTTCAACTAACcgtatatcaataaataaacaataaataattgaacacGCTCACTTATAAAGCTGTGTAAATTACACCGCTTCATAAGCTTTGCAAAAAGAAAGTTATGTACTGGATAAAAAGTCGTTGCTATCCGTAGAAATGTGAGTTTATTTTctgataaataattcattttttacgttttaaCCGTCTCTCATACGATTACTTCAAATCGCGCAATCGTTACGGATATATCACGTAACGTGTATCGCTTATATGTAGTTGTAATCTCTCTGTTTGTCGGTCATTCCAAATTTATGGTTCGAGTCAATGCCTCCTACGTCGTTACGACGCACGCCGTGCACTGGTGCGTTTCGTTGGGCTATATAAAGCTCCGGCATATCATCCCCCCCGGGTATTTTGACACTGCTGCCGTATTTTCCAACAACAAGAACGAGCGGGTTGTTACAAAGAAGTTGAATAGCAGGACCGTGGGATTGATCGATTATTCGTTAACGATCGTATTTAATTgataaaacaataatacaGGTCTGCAAATAAAAAAGCTGCACGTGTTGCTTATACTTTTTCTTATGAATTCTCGCTCTCAGCGGAATcgggaaaaataatcaaaaagtTCCATCACGTCTGGTTTTTTCGTGAGTTCGcgtttgtagtttcatttggAGTGAAATTCCCATTCAATTCGAAATCTGGTATCCAGCTTCTTGTTTCCAAAAATCCTGcacaaaattcatttcttacTTCCATTTAATACGGATTAGAGTTAGACTCaggaataaatacaaacagggaAACATAAAATTGAGAGTGGATACATGTTCGAAGAAGTATcaaagagaaggagaaaaggtTTCATAGGTGAAAAGAATGAACACGGAATGTCAAGTACATTTCATAAAGAAACATTGTTTagttcaatgtttttttcattactgttgtgctttttttttgtg
The Neodiprion fabricii isolate iyNeoFabr1 chromosome 1, iyNeoFabr1.1, whole genome shotgun sequence DNA segment above includes these coding regions:
- the LOC124188061 gene encoding venom carboxylesterase-6-like encodes the protein MAFHIPVNYSLLTILILTTNINDYSAGLAQANSIVRQTVNIPQGTLLGTVRKTIHNRTVSAFLGIPYAQPPVGDLRFRNPVPADGWSGTRDATLDSEMCPQLLGNEVKGKEDCLWINAYTPKLPKGDNSSLLPVMVYIYGGAFTSGNARSDRYGPEYLLDANIVLFLPSHRVGPFGYLSTGDEVASGNWGLKDQILALKWVQNNARYFGGDPDRVTLFGASSGGACVHLLTLSDLTIGLFHKYITQSGSALGIWSQLPRSGYSSRAYQLGEYVGCSNKTSAALVKCLREIDFAKIIATAPRFIRWHIWPAIVWAPTDEPNIEGAVFTDTTANIFAAGKIRDLPWISGVVRDEAILYTVKFFEDKELFRRFLENFDAVLPQAATLDYQPDKGAAYVDAVKSYYLTGGLSGNESLILQNVTDAVGDVLFRYPAYSALLQHHAVAKNPQYFYTLQYRGTFSNIFFSQDNPKSLGVGHGDDTFYIYFPELQFSPAIYNRTVTKRDLEVTDIMVQLWTSFAIDGTPTSPALNGTPWAPFSATEGNYLRIGNEYEVSLGMEHAFYKERMEFWSTVTEVTRKRWSLSP